The window GTCATTTTGGGGCGATTTCCGGCCATTTTGGGGCTCCCggggctttttttttgccaCCCCCCACACAGAGTCCTCCAGGACCACCGAGTTGAGTCCGCCGGGGCGGCCAGAGCGGCGCGCGGGAAAGCCGGGCGGGAGGCGGGGCCGGAAGCTGCCTCAGGGGCACTTCCGGCGCGGCGGAGCAAGATGGCGGCGTGcgcggcgctgctgctgcgcgGGGCCCTCGCGGGTGCGGCGGAATTTGGGGCGAATTTCGgcgattttggggctttttgggggaaaattcgGGCGGGATGGGGgcggggaggggctgggggagggggtgggggggggagggggatttgggggtgaagGTCAcgggggggcggggccggcagggtcaccccaaaatcgcGTCAATTGGCCCCAGAATGGGCCCGGAATTGCCGAAAATCGCTGAAATTCGCCCCAAAATTCTCAGTTTTATTTCATTCATCCCTTTCTGCAGGTGTTCGCGGCCGAGGGCTCCGGGTCCTGAGCACGGTGAgcggggatttggggggattttgagaCAATTTTGAGtcattttgagggaattttaggttttttttgaTCCACTTTTAACCAGGTTTAGGCCGATTTTGGGGTCGGTTTTGCGTTTCCTGCTCGCGGGTTTTTTTGGGCGGTTTCTgttgatttttggggggagttttgaggtttttcgggctttatttttgggtttttcggGGGTTTGTTTTGAGGcgtttggggagattttttggggagattttgcaagttttttgggaatttttgggggggatttcaAGGTTTttcttgggggattttgggggttttttaggggAATTTCAGGGGTATTTTGGGGACTTTTTGGGGGTTTATTGTGAGGGttttctggttgtttttttggggttattttcaGTGGTTTTGTGCCCCCTGGCCCCTCCccaatttggggtttttttggggtatttttgggatattttggggggaatttcagggattttttggcAAGTTTTTCCTGGAGTTTTTTTGtgagattttgggtttttttgtggggttttttgggtttatttttggtatttttgtgtCCCCTGATCcctccccaattttggggtttttagtggcttttttggggggaatttcaggaatttttggcaagtttttttctggggtttttttggggagattttggggttttttgtggggtttgctTTGGACttatttttggtggttttgggtcCCCTGACTCCTCCccaatttgggattttttggggagtttttgggggaatatcagggattttttgggatttttttcccgctttttttggggatatttggggaggattttggggtttttccgtggggatttttttgggttcaTTTTCGGCGTTTTTGGGTCCCCAGGCCCCCCCCAAGGCCAAGGTCGCCTTCGTGAGGGACAAACCCCACCTGAACGTGGGCACCATCGGGCACGTGGACCACGGGAAAACCACCCTGACTGCTGCCATCACCAAAGGTAAATCCAAAACGGGGTAAAAAACggagaaattgggaaaaaacgGGGTTAAAATAGCCAAAACCGGGGAAAACTGGGgtaaaaatttatttgaaatacaGAAAACGGGGTTAAACATTGCAAGATCGCCCTGAGTGCTGCTATCACCAAAGGGGAGcctgaattaattaattttcgGGGTCCCTCCCCCAGTGTTATCAGCGGGGGGCGGGGCTGGATCTGAGCTGGGTTTTTggggcaaattttggggtttttagggtgAGTTccgggggtttttggggtgaattttgggggtaaATTCTGGAagttttggggtaaattttagggtgaattttgaggtttttggggtaaACATTGGgcattttggggtaaatttgtaggttttggggtgatttctgAGGTGAAtcctgggggctttggggtaaattttgggggtaaattctgggattttggggtgaattttggggtgaattccagggattttgggTTCAGGGGGTTCTGTAGATTTCAAAGGTGGTTTGAGGGGAAATCATTAATAATTGTGGGGTGTCATTGATAATTttttgggacccctcccccTCAGTGTTATCAGTGGGGGGCGGGGCCGGATCTGAGCTAGATTTTGGTGCAAATTTCGGGATTTTTGGTGCgaatttcagaatttttggTGTGAAGTTCGGGGTTTTTGGGTTCGGGGGGATCACTGACATTTTGGGGTTAATTAATGATTttttgggacccctcccccCAGTGTTATCCGCGGGGGGCGGGGCCCAGTTCCGCCCCTACGAGGAGATTGACAGCGCCCCCGAGGAGAAGGCGCGGGGCATCACCATCAACGCTGCCCACGTGGAGTACAGCACCCCCAAACGCCACTACGCCCACACCGACTGCCCGGGGCACGCTGACTACGTCAAGGTGAGgcttccccaaaaaaaccccgagTTTTTGGGCCGAAAAacggggattttgggaaaaaaacggcgtttttggggggaaaatcgGGGAGTACAGCGCCCCCAAACGGCGCTGCGCCCACACCGGCTGCCCGGGGCACGTGGGTTACGTCAAGGTGAGGGTtccacaaaaaaaccccgaggttttggggtaaaaattcgagttttgggaaaaaaaaatcccgtGGGAAAATGAACTGTGGGGGTGGCGCCACCCGGTGGTGGCTGCGGGAACTGCAGGGGGagccaaaaatctcccaaattcACTCAAAAAATCCTCAGTTTCACACAGAATCGCCCTaaattctgggggaaaaaaggcccaatttttccccaaaaatctgaGGTTTTGGGGAAACATGGggttttgggaaaaatggggttttcttaggaaaaacgggggttttgggggaaaatcgAAATTTTTTGcccaaaaaaatttccaaaaaaatctcccaaaaattccagaaaaattcCCCAAAGAACCCCCAAGATTTCCCCCGGAaactccagaaaaaaatcctccaaaattaaaaaaaaaccccaaagtttaaaaaaaacatttccccgaaattccaaaaaaaatcccaaaaaattccagagtaaaaatccccaaaattccaaaacaaatcctcaaaatttccataaaaaatccccaaagttcctcaaaaaatccccaaaatttccagaaaaaattcccaacaaaatccaaaaattccctaaaaaatccccaaaaaatcccaaaaatccccagaatTTCCCGGTTTCCCCGAATGACCCGAAATCGCCGTTTCTGCCCCCAGAACATGATCACGGGCACCGCCCCCCTGGACGGCGTCATCCTCGTGGTGGCCGCGACCGACGGGCAGATGCCGCAGACCCGGGAGCACCTGCTATTGGCCAGACAGGTAAAGGGGGCGTGGCCAggggcagggggcggggccaggcACAGGGGGCGTGGTTATGTGTGAGGCAGGTCAGACACAGCAGACGCCGCAGACCCGGGAGCACCTGCTATTGGCCAGACAGGTAAAGGGGGCGTGGCCAGATGGGAAATGGGCGTGGCCAGGTGCAGGGGGCGGGGCTAGGTACAGGGGGCGTGGTTATGTGTGAGGCAGGTCAGACACAGCAGATGCCGCAGACCCGGGAGCACCTGCTATTGGCCAGACAGGTAAAGGGGGCGTGGCCAGGTGAGAAATGGGCGTGGCCAGGCGAGAAATGGGCGTGGCCAGGTGTGACAGGCGCGAGGCCAAACAGGTGAGACACCGTACCTAGTGCTGCCCAGACAGGTGACATTGGTGCAGCCGCACAGGTAAAGGGGCgtggccagagcagctccacTGCCTCCCATTGGCTGCATTTGCCGTGGTGGAAGGGGGCGTGGCCTCACCTGGGTCTCACCTGCCCAGGTGGGCGTGCGCCACGTCGTGGTTTACCTGAACAAGGCGGACGTGGTGCTGGGTTAGGTTAGATTACAGGTGTGTTCAGGTGTATCCCcggtgtctcacctgtccctcacctgcgCAGGTGGGCGTGCGCCACGTCGTGGTTTACCTGAACAAGGCGGACGCGGTGCCGGACCcggagctgctgcccctggtGGAGCTCGAGGTGCGGGAGCTGCTCAGCGAGTTCGGCTTCGACGGAGAGAAAACGCCCGTGGTGGTGGGGTCGGCGCTGTGCGCGCTGCAGGTaaagctgggcacacctgggcacacctgggcacacctgggaaccCTTGGGAACCCTTGGGAACAGCTAAACATCAATACTGATCAATAATGATCAATGGAGATCAATGCGCCAAACGCCCGTGGTGGTGGGGTCGGCGCTGTGCGCGCTGCAGGTaaagctgggcacacctgggcacacctgggtacacctgggaacatctgggcacacctgggtacacctgggcacacctgggcacacctgggcacagttACAGACCAATGGGGATTGATAGTGATCAATGGGGATTGATGGAGATCAATGCGCCAAACGCCCGTGGTGGTGGGGTCGgcgctgtgtgtgctgcaggtacacctgggcacacctgagcacacctgggcacacctgggcacacctgggcacccaTGGCAACAGTTACAGACCAATGGGGATTGATAGTGATCAATGGGGATTGATAGAGATCAATGCGCCAAACGCCCATTGTGGTGGGGTCGGCTCTGTGCGCGTTACAGGTaatacctgggcacacctgggcacacctgggcacacctgggcacacctgggcacacctgggcacacctgaggggTCATGGGAACCCATAGGAACCAATGGGAACAGCCAGGGATCAATAACTGATCAATAACGATCAGCTCAGTAAACGCCTGGGTTACCTGTGtgtcctcacctgtccctcacctgtcccttacctgtccctcacctgtctcacctgtccctcacctgtcccacctgtccctcacctgtcccacctgtccctcacctgtcccacctgtgcaGGACCGTGACCCCGAGCTGGGTTTAAATTCGGTGCTGAAGCTGCTCGAGGCCGTGGACTCGCACATCCCGCAGCCCCCGCGGGACCTGGAGcggccctgcctgctgcccatCGAGGCCGTGCACTCCATTCCAGGTAAATACACCTGAGACACACCTGTACACACCTGTACACACCTGTACACACCTGTACACACCTGTACAGCACCTTTATAGCGCGTTTATAGCCCTTATACATCACCTGTcgcacctgtgtcacacctgtcacacctgtgtgcctgtccctgcctgctgcccatCGAGGCCGTGCACTCCATAACAGGTAAATACACCTGTggcacacctgtgacacacctgtaCAGCACCTTTACCACACTTATGTAGTGTTTATGTAACATACATTATACCTGTGACTCACCTGTGActcacctgtgacacacctgtaTGGCTCCTATACAGGGTTTATATCAGATGTGTTACACATGTGTtacacctgtgtcacctgtccgTTAGGGTGTGGCACGGTGCTCACCTGTCTGCTACCTGTCCCATCTCACCTGTCTGTCCATTACCtgtctgtccctcacctgtccctttaCCTGCGTGTCTCCTGTGTTtatctcacctgtcccttacctgtctcacctgtcccatctCACCTGTCCAACCCTCACCTGTCCGTCCCTTTACCTGCCAGGGCGTGGCACGGTGGTCACCAGCACTCTGGGGTGTGGAAGTGCCCctctgtgtcacacctgtgtcacacctgtgtctcacctgtgtctcacctgtgtctcacctgtgtctcacctgtgtctcacctgtgtcacacctgtgtctcacctgtgtctcacctgtgtctcacctgtgtcacacctgtgtctcacctgtgtctcacctgtgtcacacctgtgtcacacctgtgtctcacctgtgtctcacctgtgtcacacctgtgtcacacctgtgtctcacctgtgtctcacctgtgtctcacctgtgtcacacctgtgtctcacctgtgtctcacctgtgtcacacctgtgtcacacctgtgtctcacctgtgtctcacctgtgtctcacctgtgtcacacctgtgtctcacctgtgtctcacctgtctgtgtctcacctgtccctttaCCTGCGTGTCTGCTGTGTTtatctcacctgtccctcacctgtcagGGCGTGGCACGGTGGTCACCGGCACTCTGGAGCGCGGAACTCTCCGGAAGGGCGACgaggtggagctgctgggctaCGGCCGGCAGCTGAAATCCACAGTGACcggtgagtgaccactgagtgaccactgaccacacactgaccattgagtgaccggggtggagctgctgggctaCGGCCGGCAGCTGAAATCCACAGTGACCGGTGAGTGACCACGAGTGACCAcacactgaccactgagtgaccattgaTCACACACTGACCATTGAGTGACCGgggtggagctgctgggctaTGGCCGGCAGCTGAAATCCACAGTGACCGGTGAGTGACcacactgaccactgagtgaccacacTAACCACTGACCTGTGAGTGACCACACTGAgcgctgagtgaccactgaccacacactgaccattgagtgaccactgagtgaccaatgactGATCGgggtggagctgctgggctaTGGCCGGCAGCTGAAATCCACAGTGACcggtgagtgaccactgactgACCACTGACCGCATAGATCCCCCATTTAACCCCATAGACCCCACATTTAACCCCACAAATCTCACATTTAACCCCATAAATCAGAGATTTAACCCCATAAAATGCTATAAATGTAATATTTCACAGGCATTGAGGTGTTCCACAGGAGCCTGGAGGTGGCCGGGGACAATTTGGGGGCCctcctgccccatagatccccaTAGATCCCACATTTTACCCCATAGATCCCACATTTAACCCCATAGATCCTACATTTAACCCCATAAATCactataaattatataaaactTTATATTTTAGGCATTGAGATGTTCCACAGGAGCCTAGAGGTGGCCGAGGCCGGGGACAATCTCGGTGCTCTCCTGCGGGGGCTGCGCAGGGAGGACGTGCGCCCCATAGAGCCCACATTTAACCCCATAAATCACTGTAAatgatataaatttatataaatttcaCATTTCACAGGCATTGAGATGTTCCACAAGAGCCTGGAGGTGGCCGAAGCAGGCGATAACCTCGGTGCCCTGCTCCGGGGGCTGCGCAGGGAGGACGTGCGCCCCATAGATCCCACATTTAACCCCATAAATCCCTATAAatgatataaatttatataaatttcaGGCATTGAGATGTTCCACAAGAGCCTGGAGGTGGCTGAAGCCGGGGATAATTTGGGGGCTCTGCTCCGGGGGCTGCGCAGGGAGGACGTGTGCCCCATAGCCCCCATAGATCCCACATTTAACCCCATAAATGCCAGGTTTAACCCCATAAATCCCTATAAatgatataaatttatataaatttcaGGCATTGAGATGTTCCACAGGAGCCTGGAGGTGGCTGAAGCAGGGGATAACCTCGGGGCGCTGCTGCGGGGGCTGCGCAGGGAGGACGTGCGCCCCATAGAGCCCATAGACCCCACATTTAACCCCATAAATCCCTGTAAatgatataaatttatataaatttcaGGCATTGAGATG is drawn from Zonotrichia albicollis isolate bZonAlb1 chromosome 24, bZonAlb1.hap1, whole genome shotgun sequence and contains these coding sequences:
- the LOC141731672 gene encoding elongation factor Tu, mitochondrial-like isoform X5 yields the protein MAACAALLLRGALAGVRGRGLRVLSTAPPKAKVAFVRDKPHLNVGTIGHVDHGKTTLTAAITKVLSAGGGAQFRPYEEIDSAPEEKARGITINAAHVEYSTPKRHYAHTDCPGHADYVKNMITGTAPLDGVILVVAATDGQMPQTREHLLLARQVGVRHVVVYLNKADAVPDPELLPLVELEVRELLSEFGFDGEKTPVVVGSALCALQDRDPELGLNSVLKLLEAVDSHIPQPPRDLERPCLLPIEAVHSIPGRGTVVTGTLERGTLRKGDEVELLGYGRQLKSTVTGIEMFHKSLEVAEAGDNLGALLRGLRREDVRRGMVVAQPGTLQPQQKVEAQVYVLSPQEGGRHKPFVSHYAPVMFSHTWDIACRVLLPPGKELVMPGEDAALTMLLRQPMVLEQGQR
- the LOC141731672 gene encoding elongation factor Tu, mitochondrial-like isoform X1 → MAACAALLLRGALAGVRGRGLRVLSTAPPKAKVAFVRDKPHLNVGTIGHVDHGKTTLTAAITKVLSAGGGAQFRPYEEIDSAPEEKARGITINAAHVEYSTPKRHYAHTDCPGHADYVKNMITGTAPLDGVILVVAATDGQMPQTREHLLLARQVGVRHVVVYLNKADAVPDPELLPLVELEVRELLSEFGFDGEKTPVVVGSALCALQDRDPELGLNSVLKLLEAVDSHIPQPPRDLERPCLLPIEAVHSIPGRGTVVTGTLERGTLRKGDEVELLGYGRQLKSTVTGIEMFHKSLEVAEAGDNLGALLRGLRREDVRRGMVVAQPGTLQPQQKVEAQVYVLSPQEGGRHKPFVSHYAPVMFSHTWDIACRVLLPPGKELVMPGEDATLTMLLRQPMVLEQGQRFTLRDGARTIGTGVVAKVLPMGEGDREISWG
- the LOC141731672 gene encoding elongation factor Tu, mitochondrial-like isoform X3, giving the protein MAACAALLLRGALAGVRGRGLRVLSTAPPKAKVAFVRDKPHLNVGTIGHVDHGKTTLTAAITKVLSAGGGAQFRPYEEIDSAPEEKARGITINAAHVEYSTPKRHYAHTDCPGHADYVKNMITGTAPLDGVILVVAATDGQMPQTREHLLLARQVGVRHVVVYLNKADAVPDPELLPLVELEVRELLSEFGFDGEKTPVVVGSALCALQDRDPELGLNSVLKLLEAVDSHIPQPPRDLERPCLLPIEAVHSIPGRGTVVTGTLERGTLRKGDEVELLGYGRQLKSTVTGIEMFHKSLEVAEAGDNLGALLRGLRREDVRRGMVVAQPGTLQPQQKVEAQVYVLSPQEGGRHKPFVSHYAPVMFSHTWDIACRVLLPPGKELVMPGEDATLTMLLRQPMVLEQGQR